Proteins from one Primulina huaijiensis isolate GDHJ02 chromosome 18, ASM1229523v2, whole genome shotgun sequence genomic window:
- the LOC140963961 gene encoding uncharacterized protein produces MDQRRQKKTNLDNVAKDILYKTLDKNTFSKIKMCSTAKEIREKLIQICEGNEQTKENKLSVAMQKFENQKMKAEETLNEFDERFSSLVNELAALGKDYGNREIALKVMRALPREWDVKTMAMRVSKYLNKLELHDLFADLKSYEFELNDAMSLFVKKFSRFMKKNHRAYQNPNRKFKKDSPSGDMACFNCGRIGHFIADCPKPKKDDQKKKEYKRNDKKSRRYSKAMIAKESKS; encoded by the exons ATGGACCAGCGAAGACAAAAAAAAACCAATCTGGATAATGTCGCGAAGGACATACTCTATAAAACTCTTGATAAGAACACCTTCAGTAAGATAAAGATGTGTTCAACTGCAAAAGAGATACGGGAGAAGCTCATTCAaatctgtgaaggaaatgagcagactAAAGAGAACAAGTTATCTGTGGCTATGCAGAAATTTGAAAATCAGAAAATGAAGGCCGAAGAAACTctaaatgagtttgatgaacgtttTAGCAGCTTGGTCAATGAGCTAGCAGCTCTTGGTAAAGATTATGGCAACAGAGAGATAGCTCTCAAAGTAATGAGAGCATTACCCAGAGAATGGGATGTAAAAACCATGGCTATGAGAGTATCAAAATATCTGAACAAGTTAGAACTGCATGACTTGTTTGCTGACTTAAAATCCTATGAGTTCGAACT CAATGACGCTATGTctctatttgtgaagaaattttccagattcatgaagaagaatcATCGAGCTTACCAAAATCCAAACCGGAAATTCAAGAAAGATTCACCATCTGGTGATATGGCATGTTTTAACTGTGGAAGGATTGGTCACTTTATTGCTGATTGCCCAAAACCCAAGAAGGATGATCAGAAGAAGAAGGAGTACAAACGGAATGACAAGAAGTCTAGAAGATATAGCAAAGCCATGATTGCTAAGGAAAGCAAATCCTAG